ATGAAGCGATGACGAATTTGCCCAGTTTAACAATGGCATCAAAATCGCTTGTTGCAACAGCCTTTGTCATGATGGCCAGCACCCCGTACGGAGTCAGGCGTAATACAAGCGTGACAACCCTCATAACTATAGAATAGATGGAATCGACCAGACCCTTGAATTGGTCTGCCTGGGCAGGCTCTTTCCGTTTGACCCCTAAATAAGCAAGGCCGATAATCGCCGCAAAGATTACGACAGCAATCGTTGAAGTCGGTCTCTGGCCAGTGAAATCAAGGAAAGGATTGGCCGGCAGAAGCTGAAGGACTTTACTCGGAAAGCTTTGATCCTGAATTTGGGTATACGTTTGTTCAAGCTGCTGTCCTCTTAGCTGCTCCGCATCCCCTCCGTGTATCTGGACTGCTTCAAGATTAAATCCGAATGCAGTGCTGATTCCGACGGCTGCAGAGACAGCTGTCGTGCCGATCAGCAGCAGCAAAATCAGACCCGCGATCCTTCCGAGATTTTTCGTCAGCTTCAGTTTTGTAAAAGCAGAAAGAATAGAAATGAAGACAAGAGGCATCGTGACCATTTGCAGCAGCTTTACATATCCGTATCCGACCACATTGTACCAATCCATGGAAAGCGAGAGTTCATCAGATGTTTTGCCGTAAATCCAATGAAGGACAAAACCAAATACAAGACCCAGCCCCAGTGCAGTGAAGACCCTTTTTGAAAAAGAAATCCGCTTCCTCTGCATATAGACCAGGACGCCGGCAAGAATCAGAAAGGCCAAGATGTTGAGTACCACAAACCATTCGTTCATCGTTCATCCCTCCTGCGTGTTTTCAGAAAGCCATGCCTTCTGTATTGAATGTATATGCGCAGGTGTGAGAAAAACTTCCGGATGAACAAAAATAAGGGGAATTACCACACACAGGGAAGGGGAAAAAAGATGAGAAAAAACAGCATTTCCTATGATTCTTTCAAATGGAGACATTTGATATGGGGCATCATTTTTTCATTCCTATTAGTCCCGATCGCTTCTTCTTTATTGGCTGAAATTCTTTTTACAAGCGGAAAATGGCTCCTGCCTGGAATAGATGGCCTATCCGCCTATGCCCTTGACCGTCTTCAAACGGCTGCCATTTCTTTATTTCAAATGCTTGGGGCATGTCTGTTCCTGCTATTCTATGGTCCTATGAAGAAACTGATTCGGCCGGTATTATCGCTCAAGCCTCTCCGGATGAAAAAAACGTACCTGCTCATCTTCGGATTAATGATTGCAACCTATCTTATGGGCTTCCTGATTGATTACTTTTTCCCTTCCTCAGCAAAGGATCAGCTGAATGAGTTGAGTCTGGCGCAGGTTTGGGATATGCACCCCGGATTGATTATCCTCACATTCTTAGCGACTTCCCTGTTCGTCCCTATTTATGAGGAGTTCATTTTCCGTGGAGTCATCCTGACATTTTTTCAATCTAAATATTCTTATTTAACGAGCAGCATCTTATCCAGCCTTCTATTCGGAATCGCCCATTTCTATTCACTCGGAGTCGTCATTTCTGCTTTTTTCGCAGGCCTCCTTCTTTCGTACCTCTTTAAGAAAACCGGCTCCATCACACCCGGAATCCTTTTTCACATGGTAAACAACGCAGCAGTTCTATTTCTGTCGCAATATTTATAAATTTTAGATTATCTTTATATTCCACACATGCTATAATTCTTTTGTTATTAAACTTACATTTTATTGGAGGAAATACTTATGCAAAAAACACTATCCATTCTTGAAACTGGAGTGGCTAAAATCTAATCGATCCTAAAACACTCCGGTTTCTCAAAATCTTTTACGTATCGGATTAATTTGAGAAAGTTGGAGAATACATTGAAAAAGCATACTCTCGCATCGCATAATATCAACATTTTATTTTGGTCCCAATTCTTTGGGACGATCAGTTTTATACAGCCGGTATTGACCCTTTTTTATATGGAAAGAGGATTGACGGAAGCAAACATTTTGGTCGTATTGATGTTTTGGAGCGGCGGTGTCTTGCTCGGGGAAGTACCGACAGGCGTTTTCGCTGACAGATTTGGTCCAAAGGCCTCATTTATCACTGGCGCTTTTGTGAAAATGGCAAGCATATCGATCCTCTTCTTTGCGGATAATATTGGGCTGTTCTGTTTATACAGCGCCATAAACGGGATTTCCGTCACGTTCTTCTCAGGGGCCGATGAGGCTCTGATTTACGAGTCATTGAAAAAGTCAGATGAACAAAACCTTATGGATTCTGCCATGGGAAAAATTCAATCAGCCGGTTTCATCTCCATGATTGCAGCCGTACTATTTGGGTCTTACATGGCAAGGGATTTGCAGAATGAACAATTCATCCTTCTGATTGCTCTAGGGTTATGCTTTCAGGTAGTTGAGGTGATCTTTCTGTTCTTCTTGAAAAACCCATCCGATCACCTTCATTACCGGGAGAATCCTTTCACACAAGTCGCTGAAGGAATGAAAGCCATCAAAAAGGCTCCGCAGCTTCTTGTGATGTTTTTAAACGTGACACTTGTTTTCATTCCGGCTGGAGCAGTGTTTAAAAACTTTGATCAGCCATTTCTAAAGGATGCTGGCCTCCCTGTTGAATGGATTGGCGTCATGTATGCCCTATCGGCTTTGATGGGATTTTTCGCTTCGAGATCCATTCATTTAATGACCAAGCGCTTTTCACGCGTATTTTTAATGAACGCGACAGGGCTTCTTGCAGTAGGCGGCCTCGTACTGGCAGCTTCTCTCGGTGATATTTTATGGACTGCGCTCGGTGCTTTTTTTCTACTGACATTCGTCAGGGCCGTGCGCTATCCAATTTACGCGCAGCTCAGCAATGATTTGATTCCGTCAGAAGTCAGGGCTACCACCATATCCCTGCTGTCAATCCTTGATTCCGTCTGCGATTTGGTGATATTCGGTTCCCTGACCGGATTGGCTGTCATGGGATTGCCAAAGCTTTTCTTCGCCTGTGCTGCCATCACTTTGATTGGAACCCTGCTTCCGATTCGTGCTGCTGCACAGAGGTCATTGAGTAAAAAAGCTATATCTTAAAACGAAAGGACTGCCCGCTTATATATGCGGTACAGTCCTTTTTTTCGTGTTATTTAGCAGCAAAATGTTCCTCTGCACTTGTTTCGACAAAGCTGCAATCCGGAATCAGCGGATTCTTCCTCAACTGGATTTGAAGATGGTTCAAAAGAGGCAAGAGCTTTTCTCTATCTTTTTCATCCAATTGAAACTCAAATCCGTAGCGGCAAACCCCTTGATGCAAGTCCTCAGACCACACGATGGTCCCTTTGAAGCGGACGGTGTGTCCAAATATTTCAGCCTCTATGGCTAGAATGATATCATTTCGAACCGGTAGATTAATAGAAGAAGCAAACCGAAGCCCGCCTGGCCCAATATTTTCAATCAATATCTCCGTTGTACCCAACCGCACCTTTTTATGGTTGATTTCAATGATGGTCATATTGGCAGCAAGCGGATATTGAAACGACACCCGGAAAAACTTTCGCTTGGATTTATTAAGGTTCTTCTGTTTTTCAACAACCGGTTTGATGATTTTTTTCTTAAGTTTCTCTGCAAATTCCTTATGATCTACCGGCCTGCTGAATAGGAATCCCTGTATTTGATCACATTGCTTTTTCTTCATTCTTTCGAGGTGGCTTATCTGCTCTACCCCTTCAGCTACTACATTCATATTCAAGGCATGGGCCAAATTAATGAGGTTAGCCGCAATCGCCTGGTCTTCCGGATTAGTATCCAGGTTTTGAATAAAGGAGCGGTCGATTTTCAAGGTATCGAATTTAAACTTCTTTAAATATGTCAACGACGAATACCCTGTGCCGAAGTCATCCAATACAAGCTTGATTCCCAAATCTCTCAGCTGCTCCAAGGTCCGGAATACGGCATCATGATATTGGATCATGGTGCTTTCGGTAATCTCTATTTCAATGAAGCTTGAGTCAATTTGATATTTTTCCAACGTCGCTTGGATGGCCTCGGTCAAATTATTGCGCAGGAACCGATTTGCTGACACATTGACAGATACCGGTACAATTTGTATTCCTTCTTCCTGCCATTTTGACAGCTGTGCACAGACCTCATCAAGAACCCAGTCCCCAATATCAATAATCAAACCAGATTCCTCAGCAAGCGGGATGAATTCTCCCGGTGATATGATGCCCCATTCCGGGTGGCTCCACCTGATCAGCGCCTCTGCTGCAACGATCTTCCCTGTTGTGGTTTCCACACGGGGCTGATAGTGCAGGAAGAATTGATTTTCCTGGAGGGCCGTCCTCATATCCTTTTCAAGGGAGTACTGTTTAAAGGATTCCACGTTCATGGAAGAATGATAGACCTGTACGGTATTTTTCCCTAGCTGCTTCGCGTGGTATAGCGCCGCATCGGCATGTTTCAGAATGGAATCAGCGTCATTGCCGTCCTCTGGGTACTGGCTGATTCCGATGCTGGTGGTGACATGAAGTTCATAGTCCTGTATAAAGTAAGGCTCCTGGATGGCTTCCCTATGGACCAACCCGCCTTGATTGCGTCATCTAAATCCTCTGGCTCTTTCAGGAGGACGGAAAACTCATCTCCGGCCATTCTCGATATAAACATTTGCTGATTCGAATGGGTCCTCAATCTATTGGCCACTTCTATCAAAAGTTCGTCCCCGATGGTATGTCCCAACGTGTCGTTGATATGCTTGAACCTGTCTAAGTCTAAATAGAGAATCGCAAAAGAAGGGCACTCCTCAATCAGCAGCTTCAATTCCTCATCGAACTTCCTTCTATTCGGAAGATCCGTCAGATAGTCGTGGTGGGCCAAATGATTCATGACTTCCTGGTTTCTTTTTTGTTCTGTAATATCCGTCGTGATTCCATCAATTCTTAGGAACTGTCCCTCTTCAATGATCGGGATGATGCTCGCTTCTATCCATCTGATTTCGCCGGTCGAATGAAAGATTCGACACTGTTTCTTTACGGTCTTCCCTTGTTTCATCTGTTTAAATTCATTTTTTATGGCAAGGAAATCCTCAGGATAAATTGCATTCATCAACTGTTCGATGCATTCTTCGAAATAGCTCGCAGGATAGCCAAATATGTTCTCAACACCCTTTGAACAGAATAAGACCCTAGGTTCCAGGATATCGATTGACCATATGGCCACATCCAGATTGTTGTAGATATTGCGGAATTGCTTTTCGCTTTCCACCAGCTTTTTCTCCGCATATCTGCGCTCAGTGATATCATGGATGGTTCCGATGATTCTTGAAATCTCGCCGGAGGGCTTCAAAAGGATATCCGACTGCTGATGGACAATCCTGACTTCATCGTCCATTCGGATGATTTTATACTCAATGCTGAAGCTTTTACGGTTTTTTATCGCCTGCTGAAAGATGCTGATGAATCTCATCCGGTCTGAAGGATGGATGAATTCCAAGTATGTTTCATAGGAAGCCTTAAACTCTGCATGGGGGTTCATTCCAAAAATCTTATACATTTGAAGGGACCAATAAGCTTCATTTGCTTCATAATCGTAGTCCCAGCTGCCGATGTTCGCCATCTTCTGGGCATGTACAAGGCTGTCTTGGACTTTGTGAAGTGCTTCTTCCTGCGCTCTTGATCTTGTGATATCCTTGGCAATTCCAAATACCCCGACGATTTTCCCGTCCATCATCATCGGAATGTTTGTAATGTTGACGGCAACCCTCTGCCCGTTTTTATGGATTCCGACTGAATTATAATTCTGTGGCGACCCTTCAGCAGCTTTAGCAAAGCATTCATTCGTATAGTCGAGATACTCTTCCGCTACCAGGCTGTGGAATGAATAGGCCAATTCTTCCCTCGAATAGCCGAGGAATCGGCATAAAGAGTCATTGCAGTCGACAAAAGCACCATCCAACCCTAATAAATAGACGGCATCCGGATGATTTTCAAATAATGATCGATACTTCTGTTCATTCAAGTCGAGCTCTTTTTTCAAGTTTTCTTCTTCTGTAATATTTTTCGAGATTCCAATCGCTCCAACCACTTCCCCTTCGTCCGTAATGGGGATGGTGATGCAATTGACCAAAATCGGATCTCCGCTTTTTGCTTTGATGGCAAATATGGAGTTCTGCGTTTTCCCTTTAAGGACACGATTGAAAAGCTCCATGGAAGTATCCAGATACTCTTCTACGACGAAAGGGATAAAACTTTCGCCGATCATGTCCTTTTTACTGTACCCGGTTGTCTTAGAAGTGGCTTCGTTAATATTTAAAATCGTTCCGTCCCGATCCAAGATGAAAGTCAAATCAATATGATTGTTGAACAATGCTTCATATACCTTTTTATCATTGATGCTAAGGCTTGGAAGATTAGCTGATTCCATTGAATCTTCTTTTTGTCTTGAAAAAAAAGCAGAAATTTTCATCGTTCATCTTCCTTTGCATGATTATCGTCCCTCTTGAACCCTGGTGATTAATACCTATAAATCAATCATATTATATGAATCATAGCAAAAAATGTCGAAACTTGGAATATAAATCCTAGTAATATATTACATTTGACTTAATTTGTTTGATTATTCCAGTAAAGGGAATAGTCTAGAAATAACTAATTGAGGTGATTCCATGTTTAATACGACATTCAGCGAAACCTATGTTGCTTCCTATTTAAAGACGAAAATGAAAGAGTTCGAGGATAAGGTGAAGGAGGACGGCCTCAGCAGCGAGGAGCGAATCAAGATCGATGGGAAAATGGAAGCCTACCAGGAATTCCTGGATCATTTTGAACTGGATCGATATGAACTGAAAGAAGATTAAAAAATAAGGATCGGCGGGGCGCTCTGATTAGCGAGCTTACCCGGCGATCCTTTTTTTGTTTGTCTAGTTTCCGCTTTTCTACTTACCATGCATCTTAAACTCAAGGAACAGCTCGTTGTAGTGAGCGAGCATTTTCTTTCCGAGGTTTTCGTAGACTTCCAGTTTGTCGGTCATGTCGTCTGTTGGATAGAAGCGTGTATCCGAGGAGACATCTTTTGGAAGGTATGTTAATGCCTTCGCGTTTGGCGTGGAGTATCCGACGTAGTCCGCATTTTGCGCTGCGTGCTTCGGATCGAGCATGAAGTTGATAAACTCATGCGCTCCTTTCACATTTTTGGCTGTCTTCGGAATGACCATATTGTCAAACCAAAGATTTGTCCCTTCCTTCGGGAGCACGTAGTCCAGTTTATCATTTTCATACATGATCTCGGCTGCGTCGCCGGACCAAACAACGCCAACGGCCGCTTCTTCGTTAGCCAGGAGCATCTTTATTTCATCTCCGACAATGGCTTTGATATTCGGTGTCAGCTTATCAAGCTTGTGTTTTGCTTCTTGCAGATGCTTTTCATTTGTATCATTCAAGGAGTAGTGAAGGCTGTTAAGTCCCATCCCCATGACTTCGCGGGCTCCATCCACGAGCAGGATTTGGTTCTTGAGATCCTTATCCCACAAGTCATTCCAGGAAGTGATTTTCTTGCCCCCCAGCATATCAGGATTGTAGACAATCCCGACCGTTCCCCAGAAGTAAGGAACAGAATATTTATTATCCGGATCGAAAGACAGGTCCATGAACTTAGGATTGATGTATTTCAAGTTTGGCAGTTTGGACTTGTCGATCGGCAGAAGCAGATGCTCTCCATTCATTTTTTCAATCGCATATTCAGAAGGGACGGCTACATCGTAAGTGGTCCCACCCTGCTGGATTTTAGTCATCATTGCTTCATTGGAATCAAATGTCTGGTAAATGACCTTCATTCCCGATTCCTTCTCAAATTCTTTAATCAAATCCGGGTCGATATAGTCTCCCCAGTTGTAGATCGTCAATGTATTTTTGCCGCCGTATCCTTCAGAAGAATTCAATTTATCGACGAGCAGAATGAGTGCGCCGGAAATGAGGAGGATCGCTATAAATACACGCATCAGCTGCTTCATTTTCTAACCCCCATTCTTCCCGCTTTCATATTCCGCTGATTAATGAAGTAGTAGCCCACGACCAATATCATCGTGAACAAGAAGATCAGCGTCGACAACGCATTGATTGTCAATGAGATTCCTTGGCGTGCCATGGAATAGATTTCAACCGACAAGGTAGAGAATCCATTTCCGGTCACAAAGAATGTGACAGCAAAATCGTCCAGGGAGTAGGTCAATGCCATGAAGAATCCTGCGAAGATCCCAGGAGTGATGTAAGGCAAAATGACCTTTGACAGGACATCCCAGCGGCTCGCGCCGAGATCCTTTGCTGCATCGATCAAGGATGAGCTCATTTCCTGCAGTTTCGGCAGGACCATGATGACGACAATCGGAACGCTGAAAGCAATATGTGAAAGGAGGACAGACATGAATCCAAGCTTCAGGCCGATCATCGTAAATAGGATTAGAAAAGATGCTCCGATAATGACATCGGGGCTGACAATCAAGACATTGTTAAAAGATAATAGCGTATTTTTCGTTTGATTCTTTTTCACATTGGCAATTGCAATTGCCCCGATGACACCCAAGATGGTAGAAATCGCAGCCGACAACAGAGCAATGATCAATGTATTAAGTACAATGATGAACAAACGTGTATCATGAAAGACTTCTTTGTACCATTCCCATGTGAAACCTTTGAAATCATGCATGGTTCCCCCGCTGTTGAAGGAATAATACATCAGATAAAAGATCGGGGCGTATAAAATGATAAAGACCGCTGCCAGATAGACGTTTGCAAGTTTTCCGTTTTTTCTCATTCTACAGCCCTCTCTTTCTGCTGCCTGTGATGACCATGATGACAACCATGATAATAATCAGGAACACCGCGATTGTGGAACCCATTCCCCAATCCATTGTCACAAGGAAATGCTGCTCAATTGCGGTACCGAGAGTGATGACCCGGTTGCCGGCAATAAGCCTTGTGAGCATGAAAAGAGAAAGGGCCGGAATGAATACTGCCTGGCATCCTGATTTGACTCCATCAAGCGTCAGCGGGAATATCACTTTCTTGAACGTCGTCCATGCACTTGCCCCTAAATCCCGTGATGCAGAGATTAAGGATGGATTCATTTCTTCAAGTGCGTTATAGATTGGTAAAATCATAAACGGTATAAAAATATAGACCGAAACAAAAATGAAACTGAAATCAGTGAACAAAATTTGTTTTGTGCCGATTCCAACAGCTTCCAAAAACGCATTCGCCGCTCCATATGTTCCGAATATCCCGATGAATGCATATGCCTTTAACAGCAAGTTGATCCAAGATGGAAGAATGATCAATAGAAGCCATAGCTGCTTATGCTTCGTCTTTGTCAGGATATAGGCAGCCGGGTACGCAATCAACAGGGAAAAGGCAGTAATTAAAAATGCATACCAAAAGGAGCTTATCGTCATTTTCATATAAACAGGCGTAAAGAATTTTTGATAGTTTTCGAAGCTAAAATCCCCTTCGATGTTGAAGAAGGAATAATAGACAATCAATAGGATCGGAGCTGCGACAAACAATATAATCCAGAATACATAAGGAATCAGATAGACGTTTCTCGTTTTGCTCATTTTGAGGCTCCTTCTTGATAGCCTTCAAGGCGTCTGTCAAAGTCCTCTTCTGATTCATTGAATCGCATAACGTGGATGGCTTCAGGTTCGAAATATAGTCCGATCTTCGTACCGACAACCGCTTTTTTCGTTGAATGGACAAGCCACTCATTGCCGGCATCATCGAACCCGCAGATTTCGTAGTGAACGCCGCGGAACAATTGAGAATCCACACGTACTTCAAGCTTGCCTTGTTCCGGTTTTGTGATCTCTAAATCTTCCGGGCGGATGACGATTTCAATCGATTCGTTTGCCTGAAGCCCCTTGTCCACACATTCGAATTGCTTCCCGACGAACTCAACAAGGTAGTCATTCACCATTTTCCCAGAAACGATATTCGACTCCCCAATGAAATCAGCCACAAAACGGTTGATCGGCTCATCGTAGATATCGATAGGTGTACCGCTTTGCTGAATGACCCCTTCATTCATAACAAAGATTTCATCCGACATCGCAAGGGCCTCTTCCTGATCATGCGTGACGAAGATGAACGTGATGCCGAGTCTGCGCTGCAGCTCCCTCAATTCATACTGCATTTCCGTACGCAGCTTCAAATCCAGTGCTGACAGCGGTTCATCCAAAAGGATTACTTCCGGCTCGTTTACAATGGCACGGGCAATCGCGACACGCTGTCTCTGCCCGCCGGACATTTCATTGATTTCTCTTGTTTCATAGCCTTCCAAGTTGACGAAGCGAAGCGCTTCACGGACTTTTTCCTGAATCTGTGCATTCTTCATTTTCTTGATGCGAAGTCCGAATGCAACATTTTCAAATACATTTAAATGAGGAAACAGTGCATAGTCCTGGAACACAGTATTGACCTGTCTTTTGTTAGCCGGCAATTGATTTACTTTTTTGCCATTGATATAGATCGTTCCTTCAGTAGGCTCCATAAATCCTGCAATTAAACGTAAAATAGTTGTTTTCCCACACCCTGAAGGTCCGAGGAGTGTATGGAATTTCCCTTTTTCTATTTCAAAGCTGACATCTCTCAATACAGTTGTTTCATCAAATTTCTTTGTCACATTTTCAAAACGAATAATCGTCTGCTCTTCCACTCATTCCCACTCCCTAAAGTTATAAATAAGATTGTGTTGCGGCAATTAAAACTTTTGAGGTCCCATGATGGGCATTAATGAATTGGTGCTCATCAGAGGCCAGATAATAAATCGATTCACCCTGTTTGGCATGAAAGAATGTATTCCCGACCCGAACGGAGATCTTCCCCTCAAGCACGTAGGCAAATGTTTCCGATAAAGAAGGAGGAAAAGCTTTAAATTCCCCATTGTCCTGGAGTGTTAAAATGATGGGCTCCATTTCCTTTTCATTGGATTCCGGCACAAGCCATTGAATTCGATAGCCTTTTTCATCATCCCAATACTCAGTTTGATCTTCTTCGTGGTAAACGACTTTTTGATCCGCTACATCTTCATCAAAGAAGTCCTTTGGAGAACAGCCCAGCACTTCCAAAATACTAAAGAACGTATCAATGGACGGTGAACTGAGGTCTCTTTCAAGCTGCGAAATATACCCCTTGCTCAAATCGGTCCTTTCCCCCAGTTCCTCTTGGGTAAGCCCTTTTTTCACCCTTAAGTTTTTAATTTTCTTCCCTATTTTCATGTCAGTACCTCTCTCACTGTTTAAAATAAGTAAACTCAAAGTGAAGAAAGTTTATTATTACGAAACTTTATGTTTAATATAAATGCTAGTTCATTATACAAAAGTTGATTTTGATTTCCAACAATTTTTTATGGATTTTATGTGGGAATTTTTAAGAAAAAGTGACGAAATATAATATTGACAAATAAATAATTTTATGTTATAATTAAATATTTTACTATTGACTGCATTCTCCTTTTTCTTTATTCTATATTTTGTAGAAAGATGGAAGGGGCGAACGTTTATATGAAAATAGGAAATGGGATTGAAATGCTTGAAATATCCGCAGAAATGATGGGGGCTGTACAGACGATTCACCCTGTATTGATTTGGGATGACAATGAAGCTCTATTGATTGATACGGGTTTTCCTGGACAGCTTCCACTCTTTAAAGGAGCGTTTGAAAAAGCAGGCGTCCGGATGGATTCTCTTTCCACTATCCTCATTACCCATCAAGATATTGACCATATTGGCAGTCTTTCCGCTCTTCTTGATGAAGCAGAAAGAGCTATAAAGGTATTAGCCAGCAGCGTGGAACAGCCTTATATCCAAGGGGATAAACGATTACTGAAGATTACGGATGAGGCTATATCTAAAGTGGAAGCAAGTCTCCCTTCAGATATTCCCGAGCAATGGAAACAATCATTTATTTCTATTTTGAAAAATCCGCCGAAAGCTCCTGTCGACCGCGTTATAACGAAAGGAGAGGTGCTTGATATTGGAGGCGGATTGACCGTCCTCGCTACCCCGGGACATACTCCCGGACACATCAGCCTTTTCCATCATGCAAGCAAGACATTGATTGCCGGTGATGCTATGGTGGTGGAGAATGGAGAACTTCAAGGCCCTTCACCGGCCGTCACAATTGATATGAAGTCTGCCATGCTTTCGCTTAAGCAGCTGCTTGAACTGGATATCGACAAAGTCATCTGCTACCACGGCGGTCTGTACGAAGGAAATATCCATAATAGAATCAAACAAATTCTTGAACAAAAATAAACAAAACCCCCGCCAATCACGACGGGGGTTTTCGTCTGTTCTATTTTAGTTAAAACGGGCATCGCTTAATATGCGGCCGATTTCTTCC
This region of Falsibacillus pallidus genomic DNA includes:
- a CDS encoding L-cystine transporter; protein product: MNEWFVVLNILAFLILAGVLVYMQRKRISFSKRVFTALGLGLVFGFVLHWIYGKTSDELSLSMDWYNVVGYGYVKLLQMVTMPLVFISILSAFTKLKLTKNLGRIAGLILLLLIGTTAVSAAVGISTAFGFNLEAVQIHGGDAEQLRGQQLEQTYTQIQDQSFPSKVLQLLPANPFLDFTGQRPTSTIAVVIFAAIIGLAYLGVKRKEPAQADQFKGLVDSIYSIVMRVVTLVLRLTPYGVLAIMTKAVATSDFDAIVKLGKFVIASYVALLVVFIIHLILLSLFGLNPFTYVKKVLPVLTFAFTSRSSAGTLPLNISTQTKHLGVSEGIANLSGSFGLTIGQNGCAGIYPAMLAVMIAPTVGIDPFTPSFIFTVIAVVAVSSFGVAGVGGGATFAAILVLSALNLPVALAGLLISIEPLIDMGRTALNVSGAMTSGVITSKVNNELDLDVYNGAAEEVGI
- a CDS encoding CPBP family intramembrane glutamic endopeptidase, which encodes MRKNSISYDSFKWRHLIWGIIFSFLLVPIASSLLAEILFTSGKWLLPGIDGLSAYALDRLQTAAISLFQMLGACLFLLFYGPMKKLIRPVLSLKPLRMKKTYLLIFGLMIATYLMGFLIDYFFPSSAKDQLNELSLAQVWDMHPGLIILTFLATSLFVPIYEEFIFRGVILTFFQSKYSYLTSSILSSLLFGIAHFYSLGVVISAFFAGLLLSYLFKKTGSITPGILFHMVNNAAVLFLSQYL
- a CDS encoding MFS transporter: MKKHTLASHNINILFWSQFFGTISFIQPVLTLFYMERGLTEANILVVLMFWSGGVLLGEVPTGVFADRFGPKASFITGAFVKMASISILFFADNIGLFCLYSAINGISVTFFSGADEALIYESLKKSDEQNLMDSAMGKIQSAGFISMIAAVLFGSYMARDLQNEQFILLIALGLCFQVVEVIFLFFLKNPSDHLHYRENPFTQVAEGMKAIKKAPQLLVMFLNVTLVFIPAGAVFKNFDQPFLKDAGLPVEWIGVMYALSALMGFFASRSIHLMTKRFSRVFLMNATGLLAVGGLVLAASLGDILWTALGAFFLLTFVRAVRYPIYAQLSNDLIPSEVRATTISLLSILDSVCDLVIFGSLTGLAVMGLPKLFFACAAITLIGTLLPIRAAAQRSLSKKAIS
- a CDS encoding EAL domain-containing protein, with the protein product MQEPYFIQDYELHVTTSIGISQYPEDGNDADSILKHADAALYHAKQLGKNTVQVYHSSMNVESFKQYSLEKDMRTALQENQFFLHYQPRVETTTGKIVAAEALIRWSHPEWGIISPGEFIPLAEESGLIIDIGDWVLDEVCAQLSKWQEEGIQIVPVSVNVSANRFLRNNLTEAIQATLEKYQIDSSFIEIEITESTMIQYHDAVFRTLEQLRDLGIKLVLDDFGTGYSSLTYLKKFKFDTLKIDRSFIQNLDTNPEDQAIAANLINLAHALNMNVVAEGVEQISHLERMKKKQCDQIQGFLFSRPVDHKEFAEKLKKKIIKPVVEKQKNLNKSKRKFFRVSFQYPLAANMTIIEINHKKVRLGTTEILIENIGPGGLRFASSINLPVRNDIILAIEAEIFGHTVRFKGTIVWSEDLHQGVCRYGFEFQLDEKDREKLLPLLNHLQIQLRKNPLIPDCSFVETSAEEHFAAK
- a CDS encoding PAS domain S-box protein — translated: MKISAFFSRQKEDSMESANLPSLSINDKKVYEALFNNHIDLTFILDRDGTILNINEATSKTTGYSKKDMIGESFIPFVVEEYLDTSMELFNRVLKGKTQNSIFAIKAKSGDPILVNCITIPITDEGEVVGAIGISKNITEEENLKKELDLNEQKYRSLFENHPDAVYLLGLDGAFVDCNDSLCRFLGYSREELAYSFHSLVAEEYLDYTNECFAKAAEGSPQNYNSVGIHKNGQRVAVNITNIPMMMDGKIVGVFGIAKDITRSRAQEEALHKVQDSLVHAQKMANIGSWDYDYEANEAYWSLQMYKIFGMNPHAEFKASYETYLEFIHPSDRMRFISIFQQAIKNRKSFSIEYKIIRMDDEVRIVHQQSDILLKPSGEISRIIGTIHDITERRYAEKKLVESEKQFRNIYNNLDVAIWSIDILEPRVLFCSKGVENIFGYPASYFEECIEQLMNAIYPEDFLAIKNEFKQMKQGKTVKKQCRIFHSTGEIRWIEASIIPIIEEGQFLRIDGITTDITEQKRNQEVMNHLAHHDYLTDLPNRRKFDEELKLLIEECPSFAILYLDLDRFKHINDTLGHTIGDELLIEVANRLRTHSNQQMFISRMAGDEFSVLLKEPEDLDDAIKAGWSIGKPSRSLTLYRTMNFMSPPASESASTQRTAMTLIPF
- a CDS encoding ABC transporter substrate-binding protein, whose product is MKQLMRVFIAILLISGALILLVDKLNSSEGYGGKNTLTIYNWGDYIDPDLIKEFEKESGMKVIYQTFDSNEAMMTKIQQGGTTYDVAVPSEYAIEKMNGEHLLLPIDKSKLPNLKYINPKFMDLSFDPDNKYSVPYFWGTVGIVYNPDMLGGKKITSWNDLWDKDLKNQILLVDGAREVMGMGLNSLHYSLNDTNEKHLQEAKHKLDKLTPNIKAIVGDEIKMLLANEEAAVGVVWSGDAAEIMYENDKLDYVLPKEGTNLWFDNMVIPKTAKNVKGAHEFINFMLDPKHAAQNADYVGYSTPNAKALTYLPKDVSSDTRFYPTDDMTDKLEVYENLGKKMLAHYNELFLEFKMHGK
- a CDS encoding ABC transporter permease, which translates into the protein MRKNGKLANVYLAAVFIILYAPIFYLMYYSFNSGGTMHDFKGFTWEWYKEVFHDTRLFIIVLNTLIIALLSAAISTILGVIGAIAIANVKKNQTKNTLLSFNNVLIVSPDVIIGASFLILFTMIGLKLGFMSVLLSHIAFSVPIVVIMVLPKLQEMSSSLIDAAKDLGASRWDVLSKVILPYITPGIFAGFFMALTYSLDDFAVTFFVTGNGFSTLSVEIYSMARQGISLTINALSTLIFLFTMILVVGYYFINQRNMKAGRMGVRK
- a CDS encoding ABC transporter permease, producing MSKTRNVYLIPYVFWIILFVAAPILLIVYYSFFNIEGDFSFENYQKFFTPVYMKMTISSFWYAFLITAFSLLIAYPAAYILTKTKHKQLWLLLIILPSWINLLLKAYAFIGIFGTYGAANAFLEAVGIGTKQILFTDFSFIFVSVYIFIPFMILPIYNALEEMNPSLISASRDLGASAWTTFKKVIFPLTLDGVKSGCQAVFIPALSLFMLTRLIAGNRVITLGTAIEQHFLVTMDWGMGSTIAVFLIIIMVVIMVITGSRKRGL